GGATCCTAAAGTAGTGTTGGTGTTTGGTTTGTAAAATGTAAACATTTGAGGCATCCTTATTGGCCTTTGTATTGTAATTATGTTAGTTTTGAATGAATGCAATTTGGTGAATCTTGTTAGTCTTTATATTTGGTGCACTAGATAAAAACTCAAGTGTTATTTATTTTACAAATTGGTTTTCTTGTTTCTTGATGGAATTGACAGAGAAAAGAAGTGCATCAATATTATTTCTTAATGATGTTCAACAACCACCTGTAATGTTAAGCACAGATTTTTTGCAAGAAAGATAATGCAATATATATTAGCTTCCTCTTGAACAAAACATGATGTTTTTGGTTACAAACCAGAAAGTATAGAGGAGTGGCCTAATAACATATGTCATCTATTATAGTTCAGTAAAAAGGCTATTGCCTAAACCAGATTACATAAAACTAAACAGATACAAAAAATTAGGCTATTGCTATTGCATAAAACAGAGGTTGATGACAAAAAAAATTGGCCATCTGGTTTTACTGTTGCTGAGATTGTTGTGGTTGGGTTTGTGAGGTTGAACCACCTTGTGCATCCTCCCTTGCCTGTTGCTTAGCTCTTCTAGTGTTTCTTCTTACAGTTGATGGGGTTGGATTTTTCTTTGGTGACCTTCCCATTCTTTTTCCTTTAACATTCTGCATGAGTATGAAAGGTAATAACATTAGTAGCCCCTCTATTTTGCTGCAATAGATTGCTACAACTATAGCAGTAAGATACCATATATCAGATTGCATACGTGATTACTATACCAAATTACAAGCAATAATTTCATACCAACTTAACATACAAACCAGATTTCACCATATTTTAACATATTTAAACATTTATACCTGATCCTTTGCTGGATTCTTACAAGAACGCTTTGAGTGCCCTACTGACCCACAATTGCTACAATGGTTAGGCTGGCCTACCCGACTTGCTTTAGTTGCAGTGGCTGGTGGAGGCTCATCTGTTTCCCTCCTGCGAGCTTTTTTTGGCCTCCCAGGCAACACAGACTCTGATGGTGGGTGTATGGGATTTTGGCATACATCTGGCCATTTATCAGGTGAGCGCATTGGTTCTATGATGCCAATGTATTGAGCCAAAAGGGTGTCCTTCTTATAAGCAACATCAACGAAGTCCATGATATTGAGATTACCACTCCATATGGCATATAAGGCATGCCCACATGGTATCCCAGAGAGTTGGAAAAGTCTGCAAGTGTAGACCTTCTCGACCAAATTCACAGAAAAACACTCGAAGTCTTTATACTGCACCTGGAACCTATGAGCATCTGCCCTGGTGCATTGACAATGCCTGGCAACTGATTTATTCTTCTCTATCACTTTCATGATCCTTTTCCCCACAGGTTGCACCCATTTGCTTACACTCTCTCGTTTCACATAGTACCTACTCATCAACCAATACCTAATTTTCTCAAGCAAAGTGATAATGGGCTTCTGTCTTGCATCCAATATTGCAGCATTGAAGCTTTCACAGAGGTTGTTCAATAGCATGTCGTATTTAACATCGGTCTTGAAATGACTTTTGGACCATTCAGAGGGAATTTTCTTCATTAGCCAATCAAAGGCCTTCTCATTAACACCCTTCAGTTCAGCCATCTTTCTCTTGAATTCTTCAGGTGTTGATGCTCGCGCACATGCCCATAATTTTTGTTTTAGCAATAGACCGGGGAACTCCTTCTTGAAGTTAGAATGTAAATGCCTCACGCAGAATCTAATCTCTGCACCTTCAAAGAGAGTGGACAAGGCATTTGATCTTATCACTGATCATTGTAAAATTTCTATGATCTACCTCACTCAAATCCTCCTTCAATAGAGTCAAAAACCATGTCCATGTTTCAATGTTTTCCTTTTCACATATTGCATAAGCAATTGGGAACATAGAGTT
The Humulus lupulus chromosome 6, drHumLupu1.1, whole genome shotgun sequence DNA segment above includes these coding regions:
- the LOC133784797 gene encoding uncharacterized protein LOC133784797, with protein sequence MAELKGVNEKAFDWLMKKIPSEWSKSHFKTDVKYDMLLNNLCESFNAAILDARQKPIITLLEKIRYWLMSRYYVKRESVSKWVQPVGKRIMKVIEKNKSVARHCQCTRADAHRFQVQYKDFECFSVNLVEKVYTCRLFQLSGIPCGHALYAIWSGNLNIMDFVDVAYKKDTLLAQYIGIIEPMRSPDKWPDVCQNPIHPPSESVLPGRPKKARRRETDEPPPATATKASRVGQPNHCSNCGSVGHSKRSCKNPAKDQNVKGKRMGRSPKKNPTPSTVRRNTRRAKQQAREDAQGGSTSQTQPQQSQQQ